A region of Campylobacter armoricus DNA encodes the following proteins:
- a CDS encoding beta-ketoacyl-ACP synthase III has product MKSNKASLKSIASYIPEKILNNFDLEKMVQTDNEWILRRTGIEQRHIANDDENTSDLGTKAAIKAIQRANLNPQDIDAIIVATLSPDYFTMPSTACKIAHNLGLKNITAFDISAACSGFIYLLELAKSMVESGIKKNVLIIGAEKISSIIDYTDRSMCVLFGDGAGAGVVSLDDNFPIIDIHTASDGEFGDLLMTQRSQQSNICMPLSMQMKGNEVFKIAVNTLSNDVINILAKNNINANEIDLFIPHQANLRIIKAVQEKLNFKDQQCVVTVQKYGNTSAASIPMAINDAYEDGRLKQGSLILLDAFGGGFTWGSALLRFGGKNDK; this is encoded by the coding sequence ATGAAATCAAATAAAGCTTCCTTAAAAAGCATAGCTTCATATATACCTGAAAAAATTTTAAATAATTTCGATTTAGAAAAAATGGTTCAAACTGACAATGAATGGATATTAAGAAGAACAGGAATAGAACAAAGACATATAGCAAATGATGATGAAAATACAAGTGATCTTGGCACTAAAGCAGCTATTAAAGCTATACAAAGAGCAAACTTAAATCCTCAAGATATTGATGCTATTATTGTCGCTACTTTAAGCCCAGATTACTTCACTATGCCATCAACCGCATGTAAAATTGCTCATAATTTAGGTTTAAAAAATATCACTGCCTTTGATATCTCTGCTGCTTGTTCGGGATTTATTTATTTATTAGAACTTGCTAAGTCTATGGTTGAAAGTGGTATTAAAAAAAATGTGCTAATAATAGGTGCTGAAAAAATAAGCTCTATTATAGACTATACAGATAGAAGCATGTGTGTTTTATTTGGAGATGGAGCTGGAGCTGGAGTTGTATCATTAGATGATAATTTTCCCATTATAGATATTCACACTGCAAGTGATGGTGAATTTGGTGATTTATTAATGACTCAACGCTCCCAACAAAGTAATATTTGTATGCCACTTTCTATGCAAATGAAAGGCAATGAAGTTTTTAAAATCGCGGTAAATACTTTAAGTAATGATGTAATTAATATTTTAGCTAAAAATAATATCAACGCAAATGAGATTGATCTTTTTATACCTCATCAAGCTAATTTAAGAATTATTAAAGCCGTTCAAGAAAAATTAAATTTTAAAGATCAACAATGTGTAGTTACTGTACAAAAATATGGAAATACTTCAGCTGCTTCTATACCTATGGCTATAAATGATGCTTATGAAGATGGTAGATTAAAGCAAGGTTCTTTAATACTTTTAGATGCTTTTGGCGGAGGTTTTACCTGGGGTTCAGCACTACTTCGTTTTGGAGGAAAAAACGATAAATAA
- the motB gene encoding flagellar motor protein MotB, with the protein MGKKHKCPECPTGERWAVPYADFLSLLLALFIALWAISESNPAKTEALKTEFVKIFEFTASNPLEKESEVHNKYSAPSNANVEELEKLKKLSITQQENIEKLKAALDQRENNIILNLPARVEFARGSIQIDSADVQDFLKRIGEVLKRMPPQAQIELRGYTDASDKDPKRNFDLASKRAQVVADYLISRGINPTQLIIVSFGDNFPLTTNKEDEINNRVEFYIRVDSSDNQTKKSVLDQIGTFKR; encoded by the coding sequence ATGGGAAAAAAACATAAATGTCCAGAATGTCCAACAGGTGAAAGATGGGCTGTGCCTTATGCAGACTTTTTAAGTTTGCTTTTGGCACTTTTCATCGCTCTTTGGGCGATTTCTGAAAGCAATCCTGCTAAAACAGAAGCCTTAAAAACTGAATTTGTTAAAATTTTTGAATTTACTGCTTCGAATCCTTTAGAAAAAGAGAGTGAAGTTCATAATAAATATAGTGCTCCATCTAATGCCAATGTTGAAGAACTTGAAAAACTTAAAAAATTAAGTATTACTCAACAAGAAAACATAGAAAAATTAAAAGCAGCATTAGATCAAAGGGAAAATAATATAATTTTAAATTTGCCTGCAAGGGTTGAATTTGCTAGAGGTAGCATACAAATTGACTCAGCCGATGTGCAAGATTTTTTAAAGCGTATTGGTGAAGTATTAAAAAGAATGCCACCTCAAGCTCAAATAGAGCTTAGAGGTTATACCGATGCAAGTGATAAAGATCCTAAAAGAAATTTTGATTTAGCAAGCAAAAGAGCTCAAGTTGTAGCAGATTATTTGATTTCTAGAGGGATAAATCCAACTCAATTAATAATTGTCAGTTTTGGTGATAATTTTCCATTAACTACCAATAAAGAAGATGAAATAAATAATAGGGTCGAATTTTATATTCGTGTGGATTCATCAGATAATCAAACTAAAAAATCAGTATTAGATCAAATAGGGACTTTTAAACGATAA
- the motA gene encoding flagellar motor stator protein MotA: protein MDLSTILGMVLAVVSISVGDILEGGNPLHVLHFSSFLIVVPTAAFCAMTATHKKFVKAAYKELKLAFKGAGVNLSQRIAELVEYSIIARRDGLLALESKTNEIDNEFLKETMMMMVDGKSVEEIKESMEIQIEEMEEYYKETAEYWIRFGETCPTMGLVGAVMGLMLALQLLDDPQAMAAGIAGAFTATVTGIFGSYALFGPWGHKIKANAHELIKERIVISHAIVSIAEGANPRDLEAKLFNYLGQGEPRISQFDK, encoded by the coding sequence ATGGATCTTTCAACCATACTTGGGATGGTATTAGCTGTTGTTAGCATTTCTGTAGGGGATATATTAGAGGGTGGTAACCCTTTGCATGTTTTACATTTTAGTTCATTTTTGATTGTGGTTCCAACCGCAGCTTTTTGTGCAATGACTGCAACTCATAAAAAATTTGTTAAAGCAGCATATAAAGAATTAAAACTCGCATTTAAAGGTGCGGGTGTAAATTTAAGTCAAAGGATAGCTGAGCTTGTAGAATACTCTATTATAGCAAGAAGAGATGGGCTTTTGGCTTTAGAATCAAAAACAAATGAAATTGATAATGAGTTTTTAAAAGAAACTATGATGATGATGGTTGATGGTAAGAGTGTAGAAGAGATTAAAGAAAGTATGGAGATTCAAATAGAAGAAATGGAAGAGTATTATAAAGAAACTGCTGAATATTGGATTCGTTTTGGTGAGACTTGTCCTACTATGGGGCTTGTTGGTGCAGTTATGGGTCTTATGCTTGCGTTACAACTTCTAGATGATCCTCAAGCTATGGCAGCAGGTATTGCAGGTGCATTTACTGCAACAGTTACTGGAATTTTTGGTTCTTATGCTTTATTTGGTCCTTGGGGACATAAAATTAAAGCTAATGCTCATGAGTTGATTAAAGAAAGAATAGTTATCTCACATGCTATTGTAAGTATTGCAGAAGGTGCTAATCCTAGAGATTTAGAGGCTAAATTGTTTAATTATCTTGGGCAAGGTGAGCCTAGAATTTCACAATTTGATAAATAA